The Sus scrofa isolate TJ Tabasco breed Duroc chromosome X, Sscrofa11.1, whole genome shotgun sequence genome has a segment encoding these proteins:
- the TEX13B gene encoding testis-expressed protein 13B, producing the protein MALNPEDASGGFHHHTVVAFINEKIARHAKGPEFYLDNIILSWEEVEDKLRAILETSEVPSEAKEACAWGSLALGVRFARRQGQLHGRRVQWLHDFAKLHKSAAQALASDLKLLTSQLEMERKEAAFRLQLAHTSLAEVQKERDLLRWKLLQAELRAQPGPVAEGPGLATAAGTEGAGEEKEEASTAATTATAFGAAGGGGSHKDAERAETEELSEDLNLMQLLGAVDKKDYTSGRQREGDLGSTDTAMYYFPETLKPEPTVSPEPLTVQLPASFTYSYPCPLFPFSEASTPSPPASSPPTATFTAAAPSPNWGPFDISLWSNMGAQGLEPQEPQRDRRDSDPHQQRRPPVFRRPGDWDCPWCKAVNFSRREVCFRCGRGIWLQTPQ; encoded by the exons ATGGCTCTGAACCCCGAGGACGCCAGTGGTGGGTTCCACCATCACACAGTCGTGGCCTTCATCAACGAGAAGATCGCCAGGCACGCGAAAGGCCCTGAGTTCTACCTGGATAATATAATCCTGTcctgggaggaggtggaggacaAGCTCAGGGCCATCCTGGAGACCAGTGAGGTGCCCAGCGAGGCCAAAGAGGCCTGTGCCTGgggcagcctggccctgggcGTCCGCTTTGCCCGCAGGCAGGGCCAGTTACACGGGCGCAGGGTGCAGTGGCTGCACGACTTCGCCAAACTGCACAAGTCGGCCGCACAGGCTTTGGCCTCAGACCTGAAGTTGCTCACGTCGCAACTGGAGATGGAGCGCAAGGAGGCGGCCTTCCGCCTGCAGCTGGCCCACACCAGCCTGGCCGAGGTGCAGAAAGAACGGGACCTCCTGAGGTGGAAGCTCCTCCAGGCC GAGCTGAGGGCTCAGCCAGGGCCAGTCGCAGAGGGACCAGGCCTGGCCACTGCCGCTGGAACTGAAGGAGCAggtgaggagaaagaggaggccaGCACCGCAGCTACTACTGCTACTGCTTTCGGCGCCGCAGGAGGCGGAGGAAGTCACAAGGATGCGGAGAGGGCGGAAACAGAGGAGCTGAGTGAAGACCTTAACCTAATGCAGCTTCTCGGAGCTGTGGACAAGAAAGATTACACTTCtggcaggcagagggagggagatcTCGGGTCAACAGACACAGCCATGTATTATTTCCCCGAGACCCTCAAGCCCGAGCCCACCGTCTCACCGGAACCCCTCACTGTCCAGCTCCCTGCCTCATTCACATACTCCTACCCATGCCCCTTGTTCCCCTTCTCAGAGGCATCCACACCATCCCCACCCGCATCATCCCCACCCACAGCAACGTTCACAGCAGCAGCTCCATCTCCCAACTGGGGACCCTTTGATATTAGCTTGTGGTCCAATATGGGGGCCCAGGGACTAGAGCCTCAGGAACCGCAGAGAGACAGGAGAGACTCTGATCCCCATCAGCAGAGAAGACCTCCAGTATTTCGCAGGCCAGGGGACTGGGACTGCCCTTGGTGTAAAGCTGTGAATTTTTCACGGAGGGAAGTTTGCTTCCGCTGTGGGAGGGGTATCTGGCTGCAAACCCCTCAGTGa